A window of the Mangifera indica cultivar Alphonso unplaced genomic scaffold, CATAS_Mindica_2.1 Un_0107, whole genome shotgun sequence genome harbors these coding sequences:
- the LOC123207816 gene encoding carboxymethylenebutenolidase homolog: MGLASTPLFPVSPSFVTAPFHRRLHFSTSISTPPQIRQCNINFSRWHTRTTMAKVSCSAVEVEDDRNDEACELVSGVELSIGEGHDCIQAYLFKAVKNNNGTGVLLLSDIFGFEDSSTRDFAYRVACNGYNILVPDLFRGDPWSKDRPKAMLEQWIARQDAQRIAKDIATSTKWLVDEFMAAGISKKLGIIGFCFGGGRLIEVLSRDQGSYFGTGISFYGTRMDQSLASNVNVPVLLISGDNDPLCPVNILKDIEKSIGRGSRVVIFKGRGHGFAHRPLSPEEDADAEQAFTMMRNWLHDGLVVDK, translated from the exons ATGGGACTGGCCTCAACCCCCTTGTTTCCGGTATCACCATCATTTGTCACAGCTCCATTTCACCGCCGCCTTCACTTCTCTACTTCCATTTCCACGCCTCCTCAAATt AGGCAATgcaatataaatttttcaagatGGCATACAAGAACTACAATGGCCAAAGTATCTTGTAGTGCAGTGGAAGTGGAAGATGACAGAAATGACGAAGCATGTGAGTTAGTTAGTGGAGTGGAGCTGTCCATTGGGGAAGGTCATGACTGCATTCAAGCTTATCTCTTCAAGGCAGTGAAAAATAACAATGGAACTGGTGTCCTTTTGCTTtctgatatttttggttttgagGATTCTTCCACCAGAGACTTTGCATATCGTGTTGCTTGCAATGGATACAA TATTCTTGTTCCAGACTTATTTCGTGGGGATCCATGGTCAAAGGACCGGCCTAAGGCCATGCTTGAACAGTGGATAGCAAGACAAGATGCCCAGAGGATTGCAAAAGACATTGCCACCTCAACGAAATGGTTGGTTGATGAGTTTATGGCGGCTGGAATTTCAAAGAAGCTTGGTATAATTGGGTTTTGTTTTGGAGGTGGCCGACTCATAGAGGTTCTATCGCGGGATCAGGGTTCTTATTTTGGCACTGGGATCTCCTTTTATGGTACAAGGATGGATCAATCTCTGGCATCTAATGTCAATGTACCTGTCTTGCTCATCTCAGGGGATAATGATCCTCTTTGTCCAGTTAATATTTTGAAGGATATTGAGAAGAGCATTGGCAGGGGGTCCAGGGTGGTGATTTTTAAGGGAAGAGGCCATGGGTTTGCTCATCGTCCTCTTTCCCCGGAAGAAGATGCAGATGCAGAACAGGCTTTTACAATGATGAGAAATTGGCTGCATGATGGTCTGGTTGTAGACAAGTGA